The Sporocytophaga myxococcoides DSM 11118 genome segment TGCAAGAATAGTAACATTTGTATTTAAAGATGGTGCCGACTTTCCGATAATAGCGGTTATAGACCAGATTTTCACCTGTAGCCTTCTTGATTCTGAATTTATTTTTATCCTGTCTTCGTCGGTATTTCCATCCTTATAAAATTTTAATCTTGCATCTATATATTCCAATAGCAGATTTCTAACATCATTCTTAATCGTATCAGGAAGCAGTCCTGCCCTGAAAAATGCAGTTCCAATACTCATAGATTCTTTTATAATCAATTGTCTTCTATATTCAAATCGTGTGGAAGAAAGGGAAAATGAGAACGCAAGCATGACACCCAATATACCAGTAAGTCCGACATGAATATTAGAAATAAGAGATAGATGCTTATCCCCTTTTTTCCCAATCATTTTGCCACCCAACCAAAATCCATAATAATATGAAACTAACAATAACGCTAATACAGCCAGAATGAGCAGCAATTCTTTTAAGTAGGTGTATTCGAATGTCATCATAACGCATTTACTATTTGCACTGCCGAAAAGGTTGGATATAAAAAACTTACTCAGGATAATTCAAATCAAGTAAAGACAAACATAATTAGAAACAAAAAGTTAATTCCTGACAGATTGTAGGAATGAGATCAATCTAAATCATAATTAAATGAAGATCAAGAATTTGAATATCCTGCAAATCATTTAAGATTGCCTTTATAAAAAACAAGGCCTTTGTTTTTAAAGAAATATTTTGATTCTGTTTCTAAAAATATTTTAACCTTGCCACATAGCACTATTTTCGTTATAGTCGCCGCATTCATGCTAGCTTTATGTCTTCCAGGAAAGCTTTTGTCATTTTCTGACGAACGTATTGTTACTGATTCCATCAGAAATGATACTTCTACTCAGGTTACACAAGCTGAGAATTGGGGCTCAATAGATCCTGGACAAGGGTTTCTATTAGGAAGAACTAAAATGGGCTCAATAAGTGTAAGCGCATATGTCCTGGCTCGTTATATAAATCAATTGCCAGCCAAGCAAAGTTTTACGGACCATCTGGGAGTAACCCGCCAAATAGACCCAAGACAAGATATCCAGTTGCACCGAATATTGTTAACTTTTATTGGCAATATTTATCTTCCTAAGTTCGGCTATAATGTCACAGTATGGACAGTAAATTCCACAACACAAGTGGCTGTTGTCGGAACTCTGAATTATTCCTTTCATAAGTCTTTTAACTTATTTGCTGGTATAGTCGGTAACTCAGGTACACGGTCTCTGTTAGGCTCACACCCTTATTGGCTTGCGCCAGACAGGGTCATGGCCGACGAATTTTTCCGACCAGGATTTACCAGTGGGATATGGGCTACTGGTGAGTTATTGCCTAAGTTTTACTATAAAGCAATGCTTGGAAATAATCTGAGCCAACTAGGTATCAATGCAGTACAACTGACACGTCATCTAGTACCCAGTGCAAGTATATGGTGGATGCCTACAACTGGTGAATTTGGCCCAAGAGGTGGATTTGGTGACTTTGAAAGGCATGAAAAGCTAGCGACGAGGTTTGGGTCTTGCTACACACACGCAAGAGAAAACAGGTTTAACGATATCAGTGAACGTTCTCCTGATAATACACAAATTCGAAATTCGGATGGTCTCTTGTTGTTTGAAAAAGGATCACTTGCAACTGATGTTACCGTAATTGATGCCACTTATAATTTATGGACAGTTGATGCCGGAATAAAATATAAAGGCTTGTTCATCCAATCTGAATATTACTTTAGAACCTTGCAGAATTTTAATGCAGACGGCCCATTACCACTTGACTTTACTTTTGATCATGGTTTTTATATACAAGCAGCTGCGTTTCCAATATCTAAGAAACTTGAAGTATATGGGGCAACATCGCAGATATTCGGGCAATTCAGAAATAGTCATGAGTTTCTTATCGGATCCAATTATTACCCTGCCAATACCAGGAATCTAAGAATCAACGGACAGTTGATAAAAGTTTACAGGAGCCCTACAGGAAGTACATTCGGATATTATTTGGCTGGTCAGACAGGCTATATTTTATCAATAGCCGCTTCTGTTTTATTTTAATCTAAAACCATGTAAATAATACAAGGCTGCCCTAAAGTAAACCTCACAGGACACCTAACAATCAAACTAGTAGCTTCAAAAAATATATAAAAATCGATTAAAAAAATATAATTGATTATATAATTACCTCTACACAAACTTCATCACCTGATTTTAATTGTAATTTCACCTCCATCCGGAACAGCATTAAACATCAGCTCCCCTGATGTTATTTTAAAATTCAGTCTTTTACCATTCTGATAAATACATAAAACATTGGTAATATTCGCCGGCATTTTCACCTTAGTTGTAAGTGGCTGAAAATACAGGCGGTCCGGAAGCTGGTCACTAAGGTTAAGCTTCCAGGTATTACCTTTAGTAAAAGGGGCAGAAGTTTCTATAAGCTTAGCTGTCTTCTTTTCTCGGTGGTATTGAATTGCCTGAGCAAAGGTACATATCCAAACATCGTTCTTTCTTGACAACAAAGTATCAAGCTGCTTTCCTAAGTCATTCTGATGTATCTTTGCATAAGAGTTGTCAGTAATTGTATTACTATAAATACTGTGATACAAATAAGTTAATAGCCCGCCTCCTTTTATGATATTTTCCAGTTGAGAATTGAACTGAGCAATAGAAATTGTATTATCCATCCCGTAGGTTAGAATCTTGTAATAATCATCTTCCACAAGAGCAAAATTATAAGTATAATTTCCGGATGATAGCTGCACTCCTCTGGATGCTATGTGACCACTATTACGGACCGAATCCAGTACTTCTTGATCATATCTTCCAAAAGGATAGGCAAAAGTTAATACCTTACCTCCTTTAAGTTTTTCCCCAAAATAGTTTTTGCTGTCTCTGATTTCATCCTTCTTCTGATCTTCTGACAATTTTGTAAGATCAGGATGGCTTTTAGTATGGTTGGCAATTTCATTCCCATCTTCATAGGCATTTCTGACTATGTTCCAATCAGGCGTACCCAAAACATTGGTAATAAAAAAAGTCCCATTGATTTTTCTTTTCTTCAATTCTGGAATCACAATAGCAGGATGGCCGGGAGACCAATCATCAAAAGTGAGGACAACAGCAGCTCTTTTATCATCAAACCAGTTAGATATGAAATATTCGAAGTTTGAATCATGGCCATTATAAAGAAAATACTCAAAAGCCGGAGCTTCTGAGTATTTATTATCAATCATCAAATTTCCTGCCATAGAAAGATTTGAATTGAGACTTTTCTGTGCTTCTACATTATAAAAAGATATTAACAAACAAATGAACAGCAGCCTTTCCAACAAACGTTCCATATGATTCTGAATAGGGTTATTATAGTTTAATCAATGGTTTTACTATAACCTGATCTCCTCCTGCAACCTTGATAAGATATGACCCGGAAGGTAATTCAGAAAGTTGGATTTCCTGTTGTCCGCTATCCATATAGAATGTCTTCATTACAGAACCTCTGATATCCATTACGGTTACCTGATATTTTCCTGGCTTCACATTGCTGATCCAGAAAGAACCGTTTGTAGGGTTCGGAAAGAGATCAATTGACGGAGCAATATTCCCAGTAGGACCATCAACACTTGTAACCTCTTTCAGATCCACAAATTTGGAAAGCAAGCGAATATAACTAATCTGATACCCATTGCTGTTCTCTGTCACAGCCCAGGAATTTAATGGCCAATTCGAATTGAAATCTTTATAAGACTTTTGCTTCGGCTGACCTTTCGGAGGTGTAACAGACTCTGAAGTACATATAGCGTTATTTTGTGAACTACCACAAGTACCAGTAGCGCAGCATCCATCCAAGTCATATCCAGGGTTTGGACCACCTGTCAAAAAGCCGGGAGCAGGACCATAAGTAGAAGTTCCTACTCTATCCCACTTCGCGCTTTTGTCTGTGAACCAAGTGTGATAAAATTCATTAACCCCCTTTTCAGCACCATAATTGTACATATTGGAAAGGTAAACCATACTGAGAGGATTAACTCCGTGAATATAATGTACATATCCTAAAGCAGCTTCTCTTGCACTTGTATTTTTAGTAGCGTCGACATTATAACTAATCACATTATGGAACATAGTTCCTTGCATAGATTTGATGTTGTTGCTACCCCAGGTATAATCTTTCAGGTGTGCTCGATAAGGATCGATTTTAGAGTTGAATGCTTTAAAGTTATCATCACTGTTTGTCATGCTACCTTTATAAGCATTGAGTATCTTTGTTTTGCTTGCGCTCGTTGCTCCCGGAAGAGAAGTATAATAAAGTAATACATCCTGTAATTCCGATTCAAAAGGATAGGCGAATGACCATTGTATAAGGTGTGCATTTTGATAATTTGCATCCACATATGTCTTATACTGCTCTTCACCAGTAGCAGCATATAAGAAAATGGCCGCTTTTAGCCTTCCCATAGGTAGATCGTAATCACTCCCTTGCTCCTGCTGTCCTGCACCAATACCGGAAGATCCGTTTGCTGCATCATTGTTTCTCCACATCACAGCTGGATTTGCAGCAGACCAGTTCCATGCCATTTTAGCTCTTTTAATCAAAGTATCAGCATAGTTGTTCATGTTAAGAGAACGATAAACTTTAGATGCAATAGCTAAGGCTCCTGCCACGCTTTGTGCAGAGGAAGTATTAATACCACCGTAATAAGTAGTACCTGTAGCACTAGAAGGAGGACTAGAATGCGAAAGTGAAGCAATGCTGATTACTGAACCATCTGCTTGTTGCATGCGAAGCAAATGATCAATACCCCACTTAGCTTCATCCAGTAGATCCGGAACGCCATTACCTGATTCCGGCAAATTGTAATTATCAGCCCAAGCATCCGGCTTTTCAAGGTAAGCCAGCATCATCTGTACTACATAGCTGGAAGTCCAGTTTGTATATTTATTGTAATCACCGGCATCATACCAACCACCAAATACATCTTTTGCTTTTGCAGCATTCGCCTTATCATTATATGCTCTTGCAGTTTTGTCTTGCATATGACTTGCCCCGTCTGCCCAACCTGCTCCTGCATATTTTGCTTCTTTCGCAAAACCCGCACGCTGATAGAAGAAGGTACGAACTGCATGTTTCAAGACATCATTATAAATGGCTGCACTAATCTGAAAAGGATACGAACGGACATTATTGGTAACATCCAGGATATAATATTCACCCGGGGTGTTTACATACGAAAAGTCGAACCACCAAGCTTTGTCTCCGGAAGAAGCATCTACAGTACCTGCAGACCATAATTGAAGAGGACCAGAATACACTTGCTCTCCTGCTGAATTGACAACAGCATACAAAGTTCCCGGAGTAAAAGATTCCGTGCCATCAAAACCTATCTCCGGATTCCTGATAACAGCTATTTTAACTTCATCGGGAAGATATCCGAACTGATCTGCCACAATATATTTAGATACAGATTGGGCAGAAGAATCCTGCCACCCGGATAAAAGAAATAAATAAAGAGATAGAAATAGTGTAGAATAAAATTTAACCATAGTTAATTTAGTTTTTTTGTTACTACTGTGAAAAGGATCAATAAGTAAGCACTTGCCCCTAAAAGAATCCAAAATTTCCTCAATAATGCACAATTCAATAAATATTCGTACGATGTGGGTGTAAATTGGGATGGTATTTTGAAGGATTTTATTCAGGAATAAAATTCAATATAACCATTACTATTCATCCCATTTATAAGCGCATATCGAACAGAACAATTTGGAAATATTGAATCAAAGGAAGAAACTAGAATTTAACTAAAAGGAAAGTTAACTATGAATTGCTTTGGAAGGGGTATTTTGAAGGATATTGGCAGTTCACTAACAAATAATAAAATCTGATTATCAATTAATTAAACTGACTTTTTGGTTATTTAGTTCTCAATTGAAATTTTTGCATTGGAATTAAACAGTATAAGAAAGTCATTTTGAATGAATGAATGAATATTCTTGAATTAAGGAAATCAATTTATTCTGAGCCACACCAAGCAACTTTTCGAAACGGAAAGTTACAGCAATAATAATAACAAATACCGTTTCCCAATATGGTTTATTCCTGATTTGGGCATGCTGCAAATCTATAAAATTAATTCCATTTTTGGCCTTCGTAACTTTTTAGTCAATACTATAAACGTTTAATAAAAAAGAGCGCTAAAGAGCGCTCTTTAAAATTCTCGTGACAAAACGAGCAAGGTAAGGTTACATTAAGGAATGAGACAGTTTCATTTAAATTAAATCAATATTTCACAAACTTGAATATCTTATTCTCGACTTTAGCAAAGTATATGCCCGGAATTAAATCACTTCCAAATTCAAGCTCTGATACGTTTTTGAATTTTTCTAATGTCTTGCCCTCTATATTAGTAATTTCAACATCGGCATTTTTATTCAATCGTATGTAAAAACTGCTGCTACTTGGATTAGGATAGATTGAAACGTATGTCGCTTCTTTAATGTCTTCAATGGCAGTGACCAGACATTCTCCTTTTCCTACTCCTGAACTCACATATCCTATCTGATCAATATTAGCTAAGCCATCCGCAGTGTTTGAAACTAATTCCACTATATTGTTGCCTGAGTTTAATTGCAGCGAAACGTCAATAGTTTTATAAGTTGTGAATGCACCTGTTGATGGGAAACTTTGAATGGCAACCTGAGAAACTCCATTTACCAAAACATTAGCTGTACGATCATTTGCCCCACCGCTCGCATATCTAAAAGAGAGCACCACGCTTGCGGAAGAGTTTGCATTAACGTTAAATACGATTCTTGAACCAATTGAATTCGGAACATTTATAAAGCCTGTGCCTTTGAAGCCAGCATTGTTATTGTCAACTGTTCCATCATACAAACATGCATCCGTTTCGGCTTCACCTGCATCTGAGCAAGGCATTCTCCCGGTTGTACCATTAACGCAGCGATCACAGTTATCTAATGTCGCTGCCCCATTTGCTACATTATTGCAATCAAGACAGGAGCTTTCTGTTTTACCACATCCACAATTTCCAGGATTGGTTTTATTGGAATCAGAAGCACATAAATCTGAATTATCAGCTACATAACCATTTGGTTGTGCACATGCTGTAAGCCTCGTATTTGGATCTCCTTTACCATCTTTGTCAATATCCGCATACCAATTGGTTGTTGCTGCAGAAACAGTGGTTACTACCGGAGTCGAAGTTGCTACGCATTTATTTGCATCTGTCACTGTAAGCGTATAAGAACCTGCTGTGCTTGCAAGATATGTAGAGGAAGTCCCAACGTTGGCTGAGCCATTTTTCCATTGGTAAGAAAGGCCATTACCCGCAATGGCATTTAGTGATACAGAAGAGCCCTGACAGAAAGACAATGAACCGGTATAAGAGATTGTAGCATCAGGCAAAGCATTCACAGTTACAACGATTGCAGAACGACTGCTTTCACAGCCACTTATTATTTGTGAAACATAATATGTCGTTTTTCCATTGTTGGAAGTATTCGGAGTCGGAGGCATAAAAGATGCTGTGCCTCCGGTGGCACTTGTTCCATACCAGACCAAATTACCATCTGTACTTGCCGCAGCAGTTAATACACTTGCAGGTGATCCCTGGCAATAACCCACGTTTGTTACAGCTGGAGCAGTAATACCTGAACATGCAGTAGCTATATTCGGCTTAGGAATACTTGTAACACCATCCCCCAAAAAGAAGCTTGGATGCGGAGGTTGATTATACCCTGTATTCTGCCATGCTATTGCAGTGCGGTATTGAGCGTCGTGCAATAGAGTTCTGAATTTATAGTTGGTAGGAATAACTGTAGTAAATAAATACAATGCAGTATTATCACTTGCTCTCATAAGAATCTCTTCGCGCCAATCACCAAGTATATCACCGCTCAAACAAGGATTTTTCTTTGATCCATTGTTGGAGGATACTGGCGCCAAGCTACCCAGAACTACTATTCTTCCCTGATCATAGTTGTCAATACGGGTATCATCAAGCATTTCTCTTAATAAATCTCCATTCCACCACACCAGGAAATTACAAGTGGCACCAGATCCGCCAGAAGTAGGCTGATTGCCTACAAAATTCCCTTTGACATCCATCAGCTGCCCTGATATACCTCCGCCAATCACCCATGCTTCGGAACCAGGCCATTTGGCTGAGATATCTGCACAAACTCCTCTACCGGGACCTTCATCGCTTCCTGCCACACTAGCCTTTTTCCATAGAATCTTTTTGTCCTTAGCGCTATACATGTATGCGCCGGCATCGCCAACAGGTTCCTGAATATTGAACACTTCAATGCCTGGAAGGGAGGGATCCAGATCACCTACATGTAAGGCATCACCATGACCTTTCTGAGTGGAATAATATCCCGTTCCATTGTCATCTATAATCGCAGCCCCTGATATCACTTCCTGTTTGCCATCACCATCCACATCTGCAATGCTCAAAGAATGGTCTCCCTGACTAAAATATTCATTGGATGAGTTGAAGCCTGAATCGAACTTCCAACGGTTTGTCAAATTCTTCCCATCCCAATCCCATGCTGCTACAGCCAAACGCGTATAATAGCCACGACAGAAAATACCACTCGGTTTTACTCCATCGAGATAGGCCACTCCCGCACGGAAACGATCTACACGATTGCCATATCCATCGCCCCAATCCGCGACGGTACCTCTGGCAGGCCAATAATTGGCGGTAGCCATAGCTGCTCCCGTTTCACCATTAAAAACAGTAAAGTATTCCGGGCCACTTAATACATATCCTCCTGAATTTCTATAATCAGTTGTTGTGCCAATACGAACTCCTTTTCCGTCTATAGTTCCATCGGCAGTACGTGTCATCATTTCCGCTTTTCCATCCCCGTCAAAATCAAAGACCATAAAGTCCATATAATGCGCTCCGGAACGAATATTTATTCCAAAATTAATACGCCACATGCGGGTTCCGTTCATCTTATAGGCATCGACATATGTATTACCTGTATACCCAGAATTAGAATTATCCTTTGAATTGGAAGGGTCCCATTTCAATATGATTTCATAATCACCATCCCCATCCAAATCAGCTACGCTGGCATCATTGGCAATATATGTATAAGCCACTCCGTCCGGTGTCGTGCCTCCAGCAGGTGCGGTGATAGGAATCTTAAGAAATTGAGCTCCCCAGACAGTGACTGTTGCAGAAGCTGCCTGTTCTATTCCATCCGCTATAGCTTTTATATAATATGTAGCGGAGGCAGCAGCACCATTATCTGTATAATTGCACACTGTCAAAGGTGTTGTATTCACTTTAGTACCATTTCTATAAAGGTTAAAGGTTACATTGTCCCCTTCAGTTCCAAGCCATCTCCAACTGATAAAGTTATTATTGCCACTTCTTGCGGCCACTAATCCCCTCGACAATTTTTCCATCTTGTATTGGCTAAAGGAATTTGTGTGAATTCCGATAAGGAATATCAACACTAGAATTTTTTGTAAAACGTTCTGATTCATAGTAGCAATCCAAAAGTTAAAATTTCACATTCAGATAGTTCATATCCTTTCCATTATAAAAAACCAAAGACTGATCCTCTTCTTTGATTTTTGAAATATTTACTATATTCTTTTGTTCAGCAGAAAAATCAAAGAGCAAAGTATTTCTGATACTCATTTCCGAAATTTGACCAACTTTAAACTGGCCGGTGAC includes the following:
- a CDS encoding T9SS type A sorting domain-containing protein, with the translated sequence MEKLSRGLVAARSGNNNFISWRWLGTEGDNVTFNLYRNGTKVNTTPLTVCNYTDNGAAASATYYIKAIADGIEQAASATVTVWGAQFLKIPITAPAGGTTPDGVAYTYIANDASVADLDGDGDYEIILKWDPSNSKDNSNSGYTGNTYVDAYKMNGTRMWRINFGINIRSGAHYMDFMVFDFDGDGKAEMMTRTADGTIDGKGVRIGTTTDYRNSGGYVLSGPEYFTVFNGETGAAMATANYWPARGTVADWGDGYGNRVDRFRAGVAYLDGVKPSGIFCRGYYTRLAVAAWDWDGKNLTNRWKFDSGFNSSNEYFSQGDHSLSIADVDGDGKQEVISGAAIIDDNGTGYYSTQKGHGDALHVGDLDPSLPGIEVFNIQEPVGDAGAYMYSAKDKKILWKKASVAGSDEGPGRGVCADISAKWPGSEAWVIGGGISGQLMDVKGNFVGNQPTSGGSGATCNFLVWWNGDLLREMLDDTRIDNYDQGRIVVLGSLAPVSSNNGSKKNPCLSGDILGDWREEILMRASDNTALYLFTTVIPTNYKFRTLLHDAQYRTAIAWQNTGYNQPPHPSFFLGDGVTSIPKPNIATACSGITAPAVTNVGYCQGSPASVLTAAASTDGNLVWYGTSATGGTASFMPPTPNTSNNGKTTYYVSQIISGCESSRSAIVVTVNALPDATISYTGSLSFCQGSSVSLNAIAGNGLSYQWKNGSANVGTSSTYLASTAGSYTLTVTDANKCVATSTPVVTTVSAATTNWYADIDKDGKGDPNTRLTACAQPNGYVADNSDLCASDSNKTNPGNCGCGKTESSCLDCNNVANGAATLDNCDRCVNGTTGRMPCSDAGEAETDACLYDGTVDNNNAGFKGTGFINVPNSIGSRIVFNVNANSSASVVLSFRYASGGANDRTANVLVNGVSQVAIQSFPSTGAFTTYKTIDVSLQLNSGNNIVELVSNTADGLANIDQIGYVSSGVGKGECLVTAIEDIKEATYVSIYPNPSSSSFYIRLNKNADVEITNIEGKTLEKFKNVSELEFGSDLIPGIYFAKVENKIFKFVKY
- a CDS encoding polysaccharide deacetylase family protein, with product MERLLERLLFICLLISFYNVEAQKSLNSNLSMAGNLMIDNKYSEAPAFEYFLYNGHDSNFEYFISNWFDDKRAAVVLTFDDWSPGHPAIVIPELKKRKINGTFFITNVLGTPDWNIVRNAYEDGNEIANHTKSHPDLTKLSEDQKKDEIRDSKNYFGEKLKGGKVLTFAYPFGRYDQEVLDSVRNSGHIASRGVQLSSGNYTYNFALVEDDYYKILTYGMDNTISIAQFNSQLENIIKGGGLLTYLYHSIYSNTITDNSYAKIHQNDLGKQLDTLLSRKNDVWICTFAQAIQYHREKKTAKLIETSAPFTKGNTWKLNLSDQLPDRLYFQPLTTKVKMPANITNVLCIYQNGKRLNFKITSGELMFNAVPDGGEITIKIR
- a CDS encoding glycoside hydrolase family 9 protein; the protein is MVKFYSTLFLSLYLFLLSGWQDSSAQSVSKYIVADQFGYLPDEVKIAVIRNPEIGFDGTESFTPGTLYAVVNSAGEQVYSGPLQLWSAGTVDASSGDKAWWFDFSYVNTPGEYYILDVTNNVRSYPFQISAAIYNDVLKHAVRTFFYQRAGFAKEAKYAGAGWADGASHMQDKTARAYNDKANAAKAKDVFGGWYDAGDYNKYTNWTSSYVVQMMLAYLEKPDAWADNYNLPESGNGVPDLLDEAKWGIDHLLRMQQADGSVISIASLSHSSPPSSATGTTYYGGINTSSAQSVAGALAIASKVYRSLNMNNYADTLIKRAKMAWNWSAANPAVMWRNNDAANGSSGIGAGQQEQGSDYDLPMGRLKAAIFLYAATGEEQYKTYVDANYQNAHLIQWSFAYPFESELQDVLLYYTSLPGATSASKTKILNAYKGSMTNSDDNFKAFNSKIDPYRAHLKDYTWGSNNIKSMQGTMFHNVISYNVDATKNTSAREAALGYVHYIHGVNPLSMVYLSNMYNYGAEKGVNEFYHTWFTDKSAKWDRVGTSTYGPAPGFLTGGPNPGYDLDGCCATGTCGSSQNNAICTSESVTPPKGQPKQKSYKDFNSNWPLNSWAVTENSNGYQISYIRLLSKFVDLKEVTSVDGPTGNIAPSIDLFPNPTNGSFWISNVKPGKYQVTVMDIRGSVMKTFYMDSGQQEIQLSELPSGSYLIKVAGGDQVIVKPLIKL